The segment GGGAGTCATCCAGCTGTACGTCGACGGCTCAGCCAAGGGCGATCGCTCCAAACTGGAACGAGCCTTCCACGCGGATGCCCGAATGTATGGCGCGCTGGCCGGCCACCGCTACGATGTTCCGATCGAGGAGCTCTTCAAGATGGCGGCCGAGGGACCAATGGACACGGACGGCCGTTACCGGGCGCGGATCACCTCAGTGGACCAGGTCGGCGATGTCGCGGTGGCGACGCTGTTAGAGGAAGGTTGCTGGGGAAGCGTTTCCTTTGTCGATTACTTTTCCCTGATCCGCCTCGACAGGTCATGGACGATTGTGAACAAGGTATTCACCCACACCGGAGGTACGCCGCCCTTCTAACCAGAAAAGGATCGGAACGCGACCGGTCCAGAGTTCGGCGTGGTCATCGCGTCTCACCAACTCTACCCGTGACGAGCGAGGTCAGCGTCTGCGCATCTTTGATCGCGTGGCCCTCCATGTCGTTGTTGAAATAGACAAACACATCGAGCCCTTGGCGCTTCCAGTCGCGGACGCGGTCGGCCCACGGCTCTAGCACGCTGCGGCCATAACCAAGGCCTCGAGGGGGGAGATGCATCCTTATATATGTGAAGTCGCTCGTGATCTCGAGCGACTTGGGCATCCTGGGGTGGTCTGGGATGCAGAGTGCGATCCGGTGGGCGCGTAGCAGGTCGAAGACCGCCGGCACGAGCCATGAGTCGTGGCGGAACTCGAGCGTGAAGCGCACGTCCTTGGGCAGCATGGCGACGAAGTGCTCCAGGCGCTCCAGGTCGAGATGGAAGTTTGCCTGGAGTTGGAAGAGGACGGACCCCAGCTTGTCACCAAGCCCGAGTGCCGCGTCGACGACCAGGTCGATCGACTTCTTTTCGACCGCGAGCCGCTTGATGTGGGTGACGTAGCGGCTGCCTTTGACCGCAAACAGGAAGCCTTGTGGCGCCTGCTCTCGCCAGGCCTCGAAGCGCTCCCGCGGGGGCTGCCGATAGAAGGAGTTGTTGAGCTCGACCGTGTTGAAGTGCTGCGCGTAGAACACGAAGTGCTCTCGCGCCGGCATCTTCTCTGGATAGAAGAGCTTCCGCCAGTGCGGATACGACCAGCCCGAACAGCCAATTCGGATTGCGCCTGCCATCGATGATCATTGTGCGAAGGGGCGTCGAGGTCAGGCGACGGGGACCGTATCGGGCGCGCGCGCCGAGTAGTAGTCGTAGACCGGTGGAATTGCCAGCAGTCGGTCGTCATCCGAGCGGGCCAGTTTCCATCCGCCTTCGTGCACCATCCAGTGATGGCGGTGGCACAGCAGGATCAAATTTGATAGGTCGGTGGCCCCGCCCTGAATCCAGTGGACCAGGTGGTGAGCGGCACTCCAGGAAGCCGTGCGTTCGCAGCCGGGCCACTGGCAGTGCTGGTTGCGGGCGTTCAGCGCGCGGCGGGTCGCGCCGGAGACCACGCGAGCCGCACGGCCGACGTCGACCACCACCGAGCCTGGACCAAACACCACACGCGCGATACTCGCGTCGCACGCCAGCCGCTGCACTGTCACTGATGAGACCGGCGTCGAGAACTCCAGGTCAGCTGCGGGGGATCCAGGCAATCCTTGCAGCGTTTCGAGGGTGGTCGTCACCTGGAGATGCGGGCGCTGGCTCGCGTGCTGCGGCACGAGCCCGGCATCGAGCGAGTGAAGCGATAGCTCGACGACCGCATCGCCCTGGCGTCGCTCGAGGCAGCGTTCGTCACCCTGGCCCATCGGTTGCGCCAGCGGCTCGAGAGCAGTGCGGAACGCAGCGCCGCCAACGGGGTCCAGCTGTCCGCTGATTTCGAGCGACCCGTCTTCCCACACGCTCAGCTTCAGGCGTCGCTCCTCGACAGCAACGCGATGATCCCGCTCTACGCTTTCCGGGTCCAGCGCATGGCGGAGGCGTTCGCAGTAATGCCAGAGCCGTCCGGCTGACGATTCCCGGGCGTGCTCGAGGACGTCATCCTCCTGGAAGACAGACTCAGGGGTGGTATTCGAAAGGGCGGTCGCCGTGCGGGCAATAACCGACAGGTGGGCGAAACCGATCTCACCATCGACCATGGCCTGCGCGCATTTCGCAATCCGGGGTAGCTGCTCGCCGACATTGATGCAGTCGTAGGCCGCGCCGCTCTTCATCTTGCAGTTATGCCGGATCCACTCGCCGGCGGTCGGCGCGTCGAGCCGGTCCGCTGTTTCCTCCTCACGAAACTCTGCCGACAGGCGTGCCGCTTCCTTCGAGAAGGTGAGATTGAGACGATCGCGCACGTAGCCGAGCCGCTTGAGCCTGCCGGAGATATCGCCCTGGGGCAGGCCGCAAACAATCAAGTCCAAGAACTCATCGACGTCGCGACGGAGCGGCACGTCAACCGAGTCGCGGCTCAGATTAGCGACGACGCTCATCGAGTCTTGCAAAAGAGCGGTGACGTCTTCCACATCCGAAGCTCCAGCTGGCGCCGCGCACGGCGGAGCCGGCTGACCCGGGCAGGCTCGTCGTCAATCCGCTGGTTGGTGCGACGGATGTGCTCGTCAAGGGCTACCGCCAAATCCTCGAGCCGATAGTTGGTCTTCGCCGACACTCCCCCTACCCCCATCTTCACGATGACATTATACGAACATATGTTCGTAGTGTCAAGAGTTTGAGACCTACCAAACGAGGTGAGAGAATCCCCTTCGTGGTCACCGCCGTCGTCCTCATCGAGGCGGAACGGTCTGCCATCGCGAAGCTCGGGCCCGCCCTCGCCGACGTGCCAGGCGTCGCCGAGGCCTACTCTGTCACTGGTGAATTCGACTTCGTGGTGATTGTTCGGGTCAAGAATCACGAGGAGATCGCCGACGTCGTGACCTCGCGGCTGTCGCAGGTGCCGGGGATCGTGAAGACCCATACGCACGTCGCCTTCAAGGTCTACTCGAAGCACGACCTCGAGGCGATGTTCAGCGTCGGACTGCAGGAAGCGCGCTAGCCGGACGCGGGTAGCGAAGTCGAACTATCTTGACGAGCGAACATTTGTTCGATAAGATCTAGCCAGCCTCAGCGTCTGGTCTTGCGTCCCCGGGGAGGCCTGATGTCACAGCGGTTCTCGCCATCTCTCCTTAGGGACGTGCTCAAATGCCAGATCGGCTGCAACAAGCCATTACGGTGCTCCAGACCCGTTTCGGGAGCGCCGCGCCGCGCCCGTCGGCACCTCCGTGTCCGGCACGATCCTCCGGGATCCCCGAGCTCGATGCGTTAACTGGGATCGGCGGGTGGCCGGTGGGCCGGCTGAGCTTGCTGGCGGGACCGAGGGGCTCGGGCAAACGAACGCTGGCGCAGCGCAGCATCGCCGCCGCCAGCCGGGAGGGACCGGTTGCCTACGTCGACATTCCAGGCCGTCTCGATCCAGAATTTCTGAGCCACTTCGATGCGCGGCTCGACCACCTGCTGGTGGTGCGACCGAAGTCCATCAAAGAAGCGATGGCCAGTGTGCGGGTGCTGGCGCGTGCCGGCGTCGACTTCATCGTCATCGATCTGCCGCGCACTCGATCCTCGGGGCTCGATGCCGAGCTGCCGCACTTGCTGCACCGCGCCGCTGAAGCCGAGTGCACGCTCTTGCTGATCCACGACGCTGACGCCGAGGACGCGATCCGCTATTACGCCAGCCTGATCCTGAGCTTCCAGCGCAGCGCCTGGGTCTTTCGCCGCGACGGCGATCTGGAAGGCTTGCAGGTCGATGCCGCCGTCATCAAGAACCGGCTGGCGCCACCGGGCCTCACGGCCCGATGGATCATTCCATACCCGATCCCATGATTTGCTGTGTTCGCACGCCCCACCCATCGCTGGTCGCCGCCTGGTTGACGGCGCCGGCGTTGCGCGGCCGTCCACTGATCCTCGGCGGGCTCGCGCACGAGCGCGCTTCGGTGACGACCGCATCGGCCGAAGCGCGGGCGCAGGGCGTGGTCGAGGGGATGAGTCTCAACCAGGCTCAACAGTTTGCGCCCGACGCTACCTTTCAACCGGTCGACAAGGAGGCCACAGCCAGGGTCCGCCAGTCCCTGCTCCTGACCCTGCACCACTTCACCCCCGACGTGGCTGCCGGCGAGGATCCTGGCTGTGCCTTCCTCCGTCTCGACCGCCTGGCCCTGCGCTGGCCCGACCGTTCAAAGTTGCTGGCCGCCATCAGCCGTGCCATCGACGCCGCGATCCGCGTCAAGCCGGCGATTGGTGTGGCGCCGTCGATGTTCGTCAGTGCGGTGGCGGCCGCTCATGCGACCGCTGCGGCCCCCGTGATTGTCGAGCAAGAGAACACGCGAGCCTTTCTCGCGCGCTACCCGATCGATGTCCTGCCGCTCGATGACGACCTGCGCGAATACCTCGAGCTCCTTGGGATCAAGACGATCGGTCGTCTGCAGGCGATCTCTCGCCCCGCGTTTCGCCGCCAGTTCGGCCAAAAAGCCCTCGTGGTCTATGACCTGGCCTTGGGCGATGACCGACGCCGATTGCGGCTATGGCGGCCGGCCGTCCGGATCGAGGAAAGCGAGCCACTCGAGCCGCCGGTCGACAACACCCAGGCGCTGCAATTCATCGCCCGCGCGCTGGCCGAGCGGGTGAGCGCCTCACTACTTTCGCAAGGACTCGGGACACGCGCGGTCCGCATCACCCTCAACCAGGAGTCGGCGCCGGCGCTGGTGATCGAGGCGCGCTTTGCCTACCCGATGACGACAGCAGGCGAGCTTTTCGACGGGATCCGTCCGCGCCTGCTGCGCGCATCGATCGTCGCGCCGTTGGACCGGATCACGCTGCGCGCGGGCCGGCTGGAAGCGGCCTATGTTCGCCAACCCGGGCTGCTGATTCGCAGCGACTCATTCAAGGAAGCGATCGCCGATGCGGTCGCGCGCCTGCAGGAGGAATACGGCCCGTCCCTGATCCAGCGTGCCCAGGTCCGCCGCGATGCGGCGCCGCTCCCGGACCACCGGATCCTGTGGAAACCCGCGTGACGGAACTGCTGGCGCCGGCACGGCCGGTCCGGGTGCTCATCGATGCCGATGGCGTGCCGACGCATCTCGAGTCGGCGGCCGGGTGGCAGCCAGTGACCCGCGTGCTCAACCGTTGGCGGATCGACTGCGACTGGTGGCGCAGCCCGGTCTCGCGCGAGTACTGGCGGCTGCTGATCGACGATGACCTCGCGCTGGAGTGCTATTGCAACCGGGCCAGTGCGGAATGGTTTGTCGAGCGCGTCTATGACTAGCGCCTACGCCGAGCTCCACTGCCACTCCAACTACTCCTTCCTCGAGGGCGCATCGCATCCGGACGAGTTGGTGGCGCGTGCCCGCGACCTGGAGATGCCGGCGCTCGCCATCACCGACCGCAACGGCTTCTACGGCGCGGTCAAGTTCTTCGGCGCGGCACAACGCGCGGGTATCCAGCCGATCGTCGGCAGCGAGCTGACGATCGACGACGGGACCACGCCGCCGAAAGACCGGGTGGATTACGACCGCTGGGGAGACAGGCTGCTGCTGCTCGTGGAAGACAAGCTCGGATACACGAGCCTTTGCCGCTTGATCAGCATGGCGCAGATGCCCAACGCGAAAGGCATGGCACGGTTGCCGGCGGACCAGCTGGCGCCCCTGAGCGGGCACTTGATCGCGCTGGTCGCCGATCCCAAAGGGCGGCTGCCCTTTTACCAGGAAATCTTCGGCCGCGATCGGGTCTTCATCGAGCTGCACGACCACCTGGCTCCGGACGATCGCTCGCGCAACCAGCGGCTGCTCGACCTGGCCGGGCAGTATGCGGCGCCGCTGGTCATCACCAACGAGGTCTTTTATGCGACGCCCGACCGGCACAAGCTCCACGACGTCCTCACCGCGATCCGTCATCGCACCACGCTCGACGAGGCGCAGCGTTACCTGCACCCCAATGCCGAGCACTACCTCAAATCGGGGGCCGAGCTTCGCCAGGTCTTCAGTCGGTACCCGCGGAAGGTTGTCGACGAAGGGATGATTACCGCCGCGGAGATTGCGGGGCGCTGCCGCTTCAGCTTCGACCTGGTGAGCGCACGCTTTCCCGGCTTTCCGGTCCCGGCGGGGGAGACGCCGTACTCCTTCCTGTACCGGCTCTGCCAGGATGCCGTCCGCGAGAAATATCGTCCGGTCACTTCCGAGGTCGCGGCCCGTCTGCAGAAAGAGCTCGACGTCATCAACAAGACCGGCTTCAGCGAGTTCTTCCTGATCAACTGGGACCTGATGCGGTTCGCGCAGGCGCGCGGCATCCCGGGCCAGGGGCGTGGCTCGGCGGCGGACAGTATCGTCGCCTACCTGCTCGGTATCACCCGGGTCGATCCGATCGAGCACAACCTGCTTTTCGAGCGCTTCCTGCACGAAGAGATGACGACGACGCCCGACATCGACATCGACTTCTCCACCGCGCACCGGGAGCAGGTGATCCAGTACGTCTATGAAAAGTACGGCCCGGAGCGCACCGGGATGGTCTGCAACGTCGTGACCTACCGTCAGCGGTCGGCGATCCGCGAGGTGGGCAAGGCGCTCGGCTTCAAGGAGGAGACGATCGACCACCTGGCGAAGTCGGCGTCCGCCTGGCACCCGGAAAGCCCAGAGACGATCGCGCAGGCGGCCGGCTATCCGACGGCAAACGCCGCGAAGCCCTGGCAGCAATTGTTCGACCTCGCTACCCAGATCCTCGATTTCCCGCGTCACCTCTCGATCCATGTCGGCGGGATGCTGGTCACCGGCGAGCCGCTGATCGACATCGTGCCGGTGGAGCGCGCGACCATGCCGGGCCGCATGGTGGTGCAGTTCAACAAGGACGACGTCGAGGAGCTGGGCTTGATCAAGATGGACATGCTCGGCCTGCGCATGCTCTCGGTGGTGGCCGAAGCCCTCGACCAGATCGAGGCGGATACCGGCGTGCGCCCCGACCTCGACGCGCTCGACTTGAAAGACCCGGCCGTCTACGACCTCTGTACGCAGGCCGACACGATCGGGGTCTTTCAGATCGAGAGCCGGGCGCAAATGCAAACGCTGCCGCGCTCGCGGCCGGAGACCTTCAACGATTTAGTCGTCGAGGTCGCGATCATCCGCCCTGGCCCGATCCAGGGTGATGCGGTGCATCCGTACCTCCGGCGCAAGCAGGGCAAGGAGCCGGTGATGTACATCCACCCGCGCCTGAAGCCGATCCTCGAGGAGACGCTCGGCGTGGTCCTCTACCAGGAGCAGATCTTGAAGATCTCGATGGACTGCGCCAGCTTCTCGAGCGCCGAAGCCGACCGCTTCCGGCGGGCGATGAGCAGCCACCGCTCCCACGACTTGATGGCGGCGATCCGCGAGCGTTTCCTTAGCGGCTGCGCCCAGAACGAGATCCCGCAACCGATCGCCGAGGAGATCTTCACCAAGCTGGCCGCGTTCGCCGAGTTCGGGTTCACGAAATCGCATGCCGCCGCCTTCGCCCGCACCTGCTACGAGACCGCCTGGCTCAAGCTGCATCACGCGCCCGCGCTCTACGCCGGGCTGCTCAACCACCAGCCGATGGGCTTCTATCACCCGCACGTGCTCGTCGAGGACGCCAAGCACCACGGCGTCAAGATCCTGCCGGTCGACATCAACAAGAGCTACGTGCGCTGCACCGTCGAAGGTGGCGCGCTGCGGCTCGGCTTCAACTACGTGCATGGCGTCGGCGACAAGGCGCTCGAGGTCCTCGAGGAGGCGCAGCTCAAAGGTCCGGTCGTTTCCCTCGAGGAGTTCTGCCGCCGCATCCGCCTGACGACACAATCCCGGAACGGCCTGACCCGGGCACAGGTGCAGAACCTGGTGCTGGCCGGCGCCTTCGACACGCTGGAACCGAACCGGCGAGAGGCGGTCTGGCGCTTCAACGAACATGCCGACGACTGGCAGCGCTCGCCGATGCTGGCCGAGCCGTCAGAGTCAGTGAGCCTGGCGCCCATGACCCACCGCGAGCGGGTCGCGACCGACTACCGGATGCTCTCGCTAACGACCACGGATCACCTGATTCATTTCTACCGGCCGCAGTTCGATGCCTTGCACGTGATCGACTCGAAGACGATCCGGTCGAGCGTTCGCGATGGGGCGAAGGTGCGCGTCGGCGGCCTGGTCATCACGCGGCAATCGCCATCGACGGGAAAAGAATTCAAGTTCTTCACGCTGGCTGATGAGTTCGGCCACGTCGACGTCATCCTGCGGCCGCCGATCTATCAGCGCTACCGGCAGGTGGCCAACCTGGAGCCGATCCTGATCATGGACGGGAGGCTGCAAAAGCAGGACGGGGTGCTCAGCGTGCTCGTCGATCACGTCGAGGCCGCGCCGTCCCTGCCCGACGAAGACGTCTTCCCTACCTCGCGCAACTATCGATAGTGATGGCCAGGCAATCGACGATGGCTGATGCCCTACTCGCTGTCCAACTCCAAGTAGTAGAAATATAGAAACCAGGTCAGGGGCAAGAGTAGGGGTAACTCACGCAAGGCTTTGCCCTTCTCGGAAACCCTTACGCTCGCTCGTCGCCAGCTTCCAAGTCCCCAGGTGGGCCGAATCCGGACGAGTTCCGTCTCGTCACCATCTCGCAAAAACCATTGCCACCTCCAGAAGGAGGAAGAGAGTCGCAATCCTCCCCCGTTCGACAGCTCAATGCTGGCCCTGGGGGGTTCCACCGAACAGATCGCAACCTCAGCCTCATCAGGGGCGGTCCTTGCGATGACCCGCGCTCGATCGCTGCTCCCTTCGCTCCGGAAGGTCCATCGCTCATGGAGAGTTTGCCCTTCGGCATATTCGTCGTCATGAATCAGCAGGAAGCTGATGAGCGTGCGGTCCGCCTTCGGACGCAGCTCACCGAAGTTTCCCTCTTGATCCCAGAGGAGCTTCCCATTGACAGCCAGTTCGAAAGGGACCAATTCGACCCAAATCTATACCGCCGTGCGCTCAGCGCGGGATCCAGGTGATTGTGCGACAGAAGCCGCTGTTAGACGTACCGTCAGATGCGATCAGGCGATGCGGCGGCGGAGAGTTGCGGCGCCGGCGAGGATGACGAGGACACAGAAGCCCAGGACCACCCCGACGTCAAGCTGCAGCGATGACCAACTCAGATCGGCGCCCTTGATCATGATGTTCCGCAGCCCCTCGACGGCATAGGTCAGCGGCAGCACGCGAGACAGCGCCTGAAGCGGCCCGGGCTCGGTGCTGATGGGGAAGATGATGCCCGCGAGCAGCATCTGCGGGACGATGACGAGGGGAATGAACTGCACCGCCTGGAACTCGGTGCGGGCGAACATGCTGAGGAAGATGCCCAGGTTGACGGCCGCGATCGCCATCAACGCTTCGAGCAGGAAGATCAAAGCAACGTTGCCCACGTTGTGGACGTGCAGCACGACGAGACTGAAGGCGAGCACCTCAGCGGATTGCACCAGTGCCAGCACCGTGAAGCCGAGCATGTAGCCCAGTACGATCTCCGCCCGACGAAGCGGACTCGCCATCAAACGCTCCAGCGTTCCCTGACCGCGCTCGCGGAGGAACGCCACGGCGGTGATGACGAACACCAGGAAGAAGACCACCAGGCCGATGAAGGCGGCGCCGAAATAGTCGAGCGTGTCGAAGCTAGGCCCACCGTAGAGGAAGGTGATCCGCGGTGCGAACTGAATGCCGCCGGCCTGGCCGGCGAGGGCGACGAACGATTGACTGACCGCCTGCACGACGCTCTGCGAGAGGCCCGGCTGGCTTCCCTCAAGGTGCACCTCCGGGGCGATGACGTGATGTTGTTGGGCCTGAACCGAGAAGTCGGACGGCAACAGCACATATCCAGCAATGTCGCCCGACCGCAGCTTGGCTTCGGCGTCCACCTGCGACATTGCTGACGCGGCTACGGCTTTCGAACTCTCCAATGCCGAGGCGACGACGCTGCCAAGGCCGCCACCGTCGAGGTTGACGACGCCCATCTTCGGCACGTCGCCGCCGCCGCGGAGTAGGTAACCGAGGAGGGCCAGGATGATGAGCGGCGCCCCGAACAGAAGGGCCAGGGTGCGACGATCCCGACGGAACTGGTGCAGGAGCCGTTGCGTGATCGCGCGGACGCGGCTCGCGCTCATCCGAGCGACGCCTCGGAGAGCTTGAGGAAGGCATCTTCCAACCGATCGACGCCGGCCCTCGCCTTGATTTCGGCGACGGTCCCTTCGGCGAGCAGTTTGCCGAAGCGGATCAATCCAAGACGGTCGCATCGCTCGGCCTCGTCCATGACGTGGCTCGAGACGACGATGGAGGTCCCGCCGGCTGCCATCTTGCGAAAGCCGTCCCAGAGTTGGACCCGCAGCTGCGGATCGACGCCGACCGTTGGCTCGTCGAGGAGCAGCAGATCCGGTTTGTGGACCAGGGCGCAGGCGAGCGAGCATCGCGTCCGCATCCCGCCGCTGAGCGTGCTCACGACCGATTTCCGACGATCCCAGAGGTCGACGAAGTCGAGCGCCTCGCGAACGCCGTCGACACGCCCGTTGATGGCGCCGAAGAAGTGGACGTTCTCCTCGGCCGAGAGATCCGGATAGAGCGCGGCCTGCTGCGTCATGTAGCCCACGTGCGCCAGAACCTCGAGCTGGGGCATGCGGCGGCCGAGCACGGTGACCGTGCCCTCCTCTGGGGCGACCAGCCCGACGAGGCTGCGAATCAGCGTCGTCTTGCCGGCCCCGTTCGGGCCGAGCAGTCCGTAGACCTCGCCGCGCCGGACGCGCAGGCTGACGCCGTCGAGGGCTGTCTGCCTGCCGAACCGCTTGACGACATCCTCAGTGTCGACCGCATAGGCCTCAGTTGCCACGAGTCGGCGCCTCCGGTCCCATGCCACGCAGCCAGACACTGGCGAACTGGAGCACGACGTCCTCACCGGCGGGAACGTCGACCATCGCCTGGCTCATTACGGGCGCGGCCAGCATGTGAAACATCACGCCGCCAACCAGGCTCTGCACCGCGATCATCGGATGCATGCGCCGGAGGCGCCCGGCGGCCATCTGGCCGGCAAGATATTGAGCGAACGTTCCGAAGGCGCGCAAGCCCGTTTCGGCAAAGGCCTGGGCGAACTCCGGGGTCATGGATGTGACCTCGAGCAGCAGGGTGCGAACGATGCCCGTGTGTCCCGCGACGGTTCGATACGCCGTCAGCACGATCTCGGGGATGACCTCTTCGGGCGGGCGGTCACCGGCACGGGCGAAGACCGCCATGACCGGCTCGAATGGAGAGTACGCAAGCAGGATGGCCTTGAACAGCGCCGACTTGCCGGGGAAAAGGCGATAGAGGTTCGCGCGGGAGACGCCGGCTTCAGATGCGAGCGCATCCATGGACAGGTCGTTCAGGGTTTGGGCGCGGAGCAAGCGGATCGATGCATCGAGGACGCGCTGTCGCGTATCCGGCTCCGGTTGCACTTCAAGCGCGTGCAGCAACTGGGCGCGTGATGGGAAGGCCCGGTAGAAGGTGGTTCGCGACACGCCCGCCGCCGCCGCGATCTCGTCCACCGACGCCTGTAGGTCGCGGGACAGCAGCCGCGTCGCCTCGCTCATGATCCGCTCCCTGGCTGGAGCCATATTCTGTCGTCACGAGACTAGACTGGACGTCCAGTCTTGTCAAGCAACAGATTTACACGCCATTTATGCGGTAGCCTGACCGCCAGTGCCTGAACTCCCGGAACTCGAAGTTCTGCGCGAATACCTCGGCCCGCGACTCGAGGGGAGGAAGATTGCCCAGGTCTGGACCTCGCCCAAGCTGAGCTTCCTGCTTCGGACGCCGCCGGACGAGTACGCCCGGCAACTGGTGGGCGGGACCTTCGAGCGAGTCTGGCGCCGTGGCAAGTTTCTGATCTTCGATATCAGCGGGCAGCACCTGGTCATCAACCCGATGCTGGGCGGCCGGCTCCAGTGGACGAAGGCCTCCGAGAAAGTCGCGGCCTCGACCGTCTTTCGCATCACGCTCGAAGGTGGCGACGAGCTGCGTTTTCTGGACACCGTGAAGATGGGGCGCGTTTACTGGGTGGTGCCGGGGGCATTGCCGACGATTCCGGGATGGGCGGAGCTCGGCCCGGACGCGTTAACGGCGACCTTCTCCGAATTCTCGCAGCGCATCCGCCGTCACCCTGGCGAGCTAAAGAATTTGCTCCGCAACCAGGCGTTCATCGCCGGAGTTGGCAACGCCTACTCCGACGAGATTCTTCATGAGGCCGAACTCCTGCCTCTGCGTAAGCGAACCACGCTCAAGCCCGACGAGCTGTCACGGCTCTACGCAGCGACGCACAAAGTGCTGAGCTCGGCCATCGAATCGATAAAGGCGCAGCCGGGCTACGAGCCGCACAAGCAGGATCGGAGCTTCATGGCCGTGCACGGCAAGGCGAAGGGAAAGTGCCCGCGCTGCGGACATCGGATCTCGGAGCTGACGGCGCGGGGCGAGGCGACCGATTTCTGTCGAGGCTGCCAGCATTAGCGCGTGCGCCTGAAGAACGCACGCGTCATCGTAACCGGCGCGTCGAGCGGGATCGGCCGCGCCATCGCGCTCGAATTCGCCCGGCGTGGCGCACGGGCCGCGCTCGCGTCGCGTAACCGTCCAGGGCTGGACGCGGTCGCCGCGCAGATCAAATCGGAGGGCGGCACGGCGGTCGTGATTCCGACGGATGTGACGGAGGAGGGCGCCGTCGAGCAGATGGCGGATGAGGCGATTCGCGAGCTCGGCGGGATCGACATCCTGGTGAACAACGCGGGCCAGGGTATGAGTGCGACGATCAGCGATGCGTCAAGCGCCGACGTGGAGACGCTGTTCAGGCTCAACGTACTGGCCGCCGCGGCCGCCATCCGCGCGGTGATCCCGATCATGCGCGCGCAGGGCTCCGGCATGATCATCAACATCTCGTCGATGGCCGGCCGCATAGTCGTTCCGCGGATCGGGTACTACTCAGCGAGCAAGTTCGCGCTGAC is part of the Candidatus Dormiibacterota bacterium genome and harbors:
- a CDS encoding TetR/AcrR family transcriptional regulator produces the protein MSEATRLLSRDLQASVDEIAAAAGVSRTTFYRAFPSRAQLLHALEVQPEPDTRQRVLDASIRLLRAQTLNDLSMDALASEAGVSRANLYRLFPGKSALFKAILLAYSPFEPVMAVFARAGDRPPEEVIPEIVLTAYRTVAGHTGIVRTLLLEVTSMTPEFAQAFAETGLRAFGTFAQYLAGQMAAGRLRRMHPMIAVQSLVGGVMFHMLAAPVMSQAMVDVPAGEDVVLQFASVWLRGMGPEAPTRGN
- a CDS encoding DNA-formamidopyrimidine glycosylase family protein; translated protein: MPELPELEVLREYLGPRLEGRKIAQVWTSPKLSFLLRTPPDEYARQLVGGTFERVWRRGKFLIFDISGQHLVINPMLGGRLQWTKASEKVAASTVFRITLEGGDELRFLDTVKMGRVYWVVPGALPTIPGWAELGPDALTATFSEFSQRIRRHPGELKNLLRNQAFIAGVGNAYSDEILHEAELLPLRKRTTLKPDELSRLYAATHKVLSSAIESIKAQPGYEPHKQDRSFMAVHGKAKGKCPRCGHRISELTARGEATDFCRGCQH
- a CDS encoding SDR family NAD(P)-dependent oxidoreductase translates to MRLKNARVIVTGASSGIGRAIALEFARRGARAALASRNRPGLDAVAAQIKSEGGTAVVIPTDVTEEGAVEQMADEAIRELGGIDILVNNAGQGMSATISDASSADVETLFRLNVLAAAAAIRAVIPIMRAQGSGMIINISSMAGRIVVPRIGYYSASKFALTAIGDALRMEESHRGIKVMNVFPGTTRSSFGENRLGTRGRQAHQVLPPVSAEKVARRVAQAVASNQRSVYISWFPDRAGLAANWLAGWAVNGILGWWARRAET